DNA sequence from the Pseudomonas tritici genome:
GGATCAGTACCTGTTGGCCGACGATCCTCGGTAAATGATCCGACAACGCCTGGCCCAATCCTCCGGCACGCACATAGCGTGTGGTCAGAAACAGCGCCAGCATCGATGCGCGTCCGATCAGCGGCGCCAGGATCAGCGCTGCACCGTCATGTTGCTCGATCAACGCCACCAAGGCGGTGAACTTGAGCAGCAGCACCAACCCCAGGGTGACCACGGCAATCGGCCCGCTGCGCGGGTCCTTCATGATCGTGAGCGTACGCTCGCGGTCGCCGAAACCGCCCAACCAGGCATCGGCGCTGTCCGCAAGACCGTCCAGGTGCAGGCCGCCGCTGAGCAACACCCAGGCCGTCAGCAACAGCGCGGCATGCAGCAACAGCGGCGCGCCCATCAATACCGTGTTCAAGGCCCACAACAGCACGCCGAACAAAAGCCCCACCACCGGATAAAACAGCAGTGAACGTCCCAGCTCCTGAGGCTGCGGCATGCCCGGCAGACGAATCGGCAGGCTGCTGAGAAATTGCAGGGCGATCCAGAATGGCAGCATGATCACTCCAGCGCCTTCAGCACGCCGTCAGCGCAAACTTGCAGGCTGAATAACCCACCGTGGCCGACTTCGACATTCAAGAGTTGCTCCCGGGGCAAACCGCGTGCCTGTGCCAATAACAGACGCATCACGCCGCCATGACTGATCAACAGCACGCGCTCACCCGCATAAGCCTGGTGCAGGCGTGCGACAGCACCCAAAACGCGCTCGGAAAATTCACTGACAGGCTCCCCTTCCGGCGGCGTGAAACTGTAGGGATCGGCCCAGAACAGGCCCAGCCCTTCGGCGTCGGTCTCCATCAAGGCTGCCGCACTCTGCCCTTCCCAGGCGCCAAAGTGCAGCTCTTGCAACGCCTTTTCCAGCGTTACCGGCAAATTGAGCTGAGCCCCCAATTCATCGGCAAACCGCGCGCACCGTTGCAGCGGCGAACTGACCACGCGGTCCCACGGCCCCTGCTCCACTATCGCCGCGCGCATCTGCGCCCAGCCCTTGACGGTGAGTGCGTCGTCCAGGCTGCCACGCAAGCCGCCGCCTAGCTCGGTTTCGCCGTGTCGCAGCAGGTCCAGGCGCAAGGTCATGCCGGGCGGTCTGCCACGGCGGCTTCGGCGAAGGTCGCCATCTGCCCGTGCAACGCACAGGCCAGGCGCAACAACGGCACGGCCAGCGCTGCGCCACTGCCTTCGCCCAGGCGCAGGCCCAGGTCCAGCAGCGGTTGCGCGTCGAGGCTTTGCAGCACATGACGATGACCTGGCTCGGCACCACGATGGCCGAACATCAGCCACTCCCGGCAAGTTGGGTTCAAGCGCGTCGCGACCAGTGCGGCGACAGTGCAGATAAACCCATCCACCAGCACCACGATGCCCTCTTGAGCACACGCCAGATACGCGCCCACCAGGGCTGCAATCTCAAAG
Encoded proteins:
- a CDS encoding adenosylcobinamide-GDP ribazoletransferase, with protein sequence MLPFWIALQFLSSLPIRLPGMPQPQELGRSLLFYPVVGLLFGVLLWALNTVLMGAPLLLHAALLLTAWVLLSGGLHLDGLADSADAWLGGFGDRERTLTIMKDPRSGPIAVVTLGLVLLLKFTALVALIEQHDGAALILAPLIGRASMLALFLTTRYVRAGGLGQALSDHLPRIVGQQVLILSGLACILIGGFRGGLAVLLAALCFMGLRQLMVNRLGGTTGDTAGALLELLEVAVLVALAL
- the cobC gene encoding alpha-ribazole phosphatase family protein, encoding MTLRLDLLRHGETELGGGLRGSLDDALTVKGWAQMRAAIVEQGPWDRVVSSPLQRCARFADELGAQLNLPVTLEKALQELHFGAWEGQSAAALMETDAEGLGLFWADPYSFTPPEGEPVSEFSERVLGAVARLHQAYAGERVLLISHGGVMRLLLAQARGLPREQLLNVEVGHGGLFSLQVCADGVLKALE